CGTTAATAATTTATCCTCTTTTTTTCTATAATATCTAGAATATCTTATGCAATCTTCAACTATCTCTTCTAAATTTAATCCATCTAAAGTTAAACTTAATTGTTTTGATTTTAATATAATCTCTTCCTTGTAGAAATTATATACTTGCTCAAACCATCTTTGCATCCCTATAATAAACCCTGGGATATCATTCACTAGATTAAATAGAGCAATTTCTCCTATTATTAATGTTTCTCTTCTAAACTGCTTTTTAGAATATTCTCTAATAGCTTTTATTTTTCCCTTTGTATCATCTGTATAAAATATAATTTTATCAATATAATAAAGCTTTCTAAAGTCATCTATTAAAAAACTATCTAAACTAATATCTGTTTTTAAATCTTTTAATAATAAAATTTTATTTCTATTTAAATAATCAATTAATGTATTTGTATAACCTCTTTGATATTTATTTCCTAATCTATAAGTATTTTTATATTTTAAATATTCTACAAAAATATCTCCATTATTTTCATTTTCTAAATTTTTAAAATTAGAAATTAATATACTTACAATTGGAGTAAAAACTCTTTGATACCATACAATTGCTTTCTCAAAATTTTCCTCTCCCAAAAAGTAAAGATTTAAAAATTTCCTAACTTCCTCTCTTAGCTCTTTATAATTCTCCACTTTTGAACATTCTATATTACTTAAACCACTTTCTTTTTCAAAACTAAATCTTTCTCTTGAGAGTTTATCAATTTCTTCATTATTTTGAGAGAAAAACTCATAGACTTCTGCTTCTATTGAATGAAAATTTAAATTTTTAGCTACAGAAATTCTATGATTTCCATCATATACATAATATTCCTCTCTAACTTTATATAAAATAACTGGTGGTAAACTTCCACTTTCTAAATATTTTATATAAACTGAACTCCACCTACCTTTAGACTCTTCTCTTAATGGATTAAAATCTTTATCAAAATCCTGTGCTTTTTCAACAGTTCCAACAATTTTTACAACGGGAACTTCTTTTACACCTAAATAAATTTTATTAGAAAGTTGATTCTCTTTTTCTACTACACTAAATTCCTTTATTTTTCTATTTTCTCTATCAAAAAAATTAAATCTAGTTTTTCTCAAAGCCTTTTTAAAGGCTATTTCAGCTTCTTCTTTATCTATATCAAATTTCATTTTTCCTCCTAGGAGAAATCCAAATCTAAGACCTTATATCCAAATACATTTATTATTCTTGTATTTTCAAATTGGCCCTCTTGAATCTCATGGTGACTTTTTAAATGGATATGTCCATGTAACCAATATTTTGGCTTTAAAAGATCAATTGCTTTTCTATAACTATTAAAACCTTTATGTATTGGATCATCACCTTCGTTTATCCCCCCAATAGGTGAATGACTAATAACTAAATCAACTGTTTTAAACATTGTTTTAACATAACTTTTCATAACCATAAAAAAAACATCTTTTTCGCTATATTGATGTGCTCCCATTGAATATCTTTGACTTCCATCAAATCCAACAATTTTTATTCCTTTTACCGTACAATTTTCTCCTCCATCTATATTTTTACAAAAACTTATATCGTGATCCCCTGCGTATATATGGTTTCCATTAACATAAACTAGCTCTTTGTTTAAAACAGTAAAAAGGTAATCTAAATATTTGTTACTAACATCTCCACAAGATATTATTAATTCTATATCTTTAAACATCTCTTTTAAAATTTCAGGAGAATATCTCTCCAACGTTGCTTCATCACTAACTGCAAGTATCTTCATTTTTCAACTCCTAATTTTTAATAGACAAAAACTACCATAAATATATGGTAGTTTTTATTTATATTAAATTCTTTGAGGGGCGATTTTCCAAATTTCTTTTGCATATTCATCTATTGTTCTATCTGATGAAAACTTACCACCATTTGAAATATTTATCCAAGCTTTCTTTCCCCAATTTTCTCTATTAGAAAACTCTTTATTTATTCTCTCTTGTGTTTCTCTAAATGCTTCAAAATCTTGTAGCACAAAATATTGATCTGGTTTGTGCCAAGAAGCTCCTTTTAATAATGAATCGTATAATTCTTTATAAAGTCCTGTTCCTTCATCATTTAGTGTCCCGTCTATTAGAGCATCTACAACTCTTTTTAATCCAACTGTATTTCTATAAGGAATATTTGGATTATATCCCTCTTTTTTAAACTTTTCTATATCTTCAACTTTCAATCCAAAAATATAGTTGTTCTCTATTCCAGCCTCTTCAACAATTTCAACGTTAGCTCCATCTAAAGTTCCAAAAGTTAAAGCTCCATTTATCATAAATTTCATATTTCCAGTTCCAGAAGCCTCTTTTCCAGCTGTTGATATTTGTTCTGATATATCCGCTGCTGGGAATAAAAGTTGAGCAGCTGAAACATTGTAATTTTCTATAAATACAACTTTTATCATATCTTTAATATCTTTATCATTATTTATAAGATTTGCTACCTCATTGATTAATCTAATTGTCCCTTTAGCTCTCATATATCCTGGAGCAGATTTTGCTCCAAATATATATGTTACAGGATGAATTTCTAAATTTGGATTCTCTTTTAATCTATAATATAAATCTAAAATATGAAATATATTTAGAAGTTGTCTCTTATATTCATGTAATCTTTTTATCTGAATATCAAAAATTGAATCTGGATTAATTTTTATTCCTTGAGTTTCTTCAATATATTTTGCTAATTGTTTTTTCTTTTCTAATTTTATATTTAAGAAGTTTTCAATAATCGATTTATCTGCTGAATATTTTTCTAAATTTTTCATTTGAGAAAAATCTGTAACCCATCTATCTCCAATTAATTCAGTTATTAAATTAGATAATTCTGGATTACATTGAAGTAGCCATCTTCTTTGAGTTATTCCATTTGTTTTATTTAAAAATCTTTCTGGAAACAGCTCATACCACTCTTTTAACTCTATATGCTTTAAAATATCTGTATGCAGTGCTGCAACTCCATTAGTCGCAAAAGATCCATATATAGCAAGCCATGCCATGTGTATTAAATCACCTTGGATTATTGACATTCTTTCTCTCTTAGCTCTATCATTTGGATATTTTTCTTCTAAAAGATCTAAAAATTGAAAGTGAATTCTTTCTGTTATTTGAAATATTCTAGGAACTACCTCTTCATAAAGTCCAATCCACCATTTTTCCAATGCTTCTGATAATATCGTATGGTTTGTATATGCAAATGTTTTCTCTACAATTTTCCATGCATCTTTCCATAATAGACCCTCTACATCACATAAAATTCTCATAAGTTCTGGTATTGCAATTACTGGATGAGTATCATTTAGTTGAATTGATACAAATTCTGGTAATTTTCCAAAATCAGTTCCATGTAATCTCTTAAATTTTCTTACTATATCTTGTAATGATGCAGATGTAAAGAAATACTGCTGTTTTAATCTAAGTTTTTTCCCCTCGTTTGTTGAATCATTAGGGTATAAAATTCTAGATATATCCTCTGCTTCATTAACTTCCTTTAAAGCTTTATCATAATTTTGATCATTAAAAGCCTTTAAATCTAACTCATTTATAGATTTAGCTTCCCATAATCTAAGAGTGTTCACATTCTCAGTTCCATACCCTATTATTGGCATATCATAAGGAACTGCTCTAACTTTACTATCACCAAATTCAACTATAACTTCATCAAATGGTCTACATATTGTCCAAACATCACCATATTTTAACCAAGTTTCTGGAGTTTCAATTTGGAATCCATTAACTATTTTTTGCTTAAAAATTCCATTTTTATATTTAATTCCATATCCCTGTCCTGGTAAATCTAAAGTTACTAAAGAGTCCATAAAACATGCAGCTAGTCTTCCAAGTCCACCATTTCCTAAACCTGCGTCCTCTTCGGCGTCTTCAACTATATTTATATCTAATCCAAGTTCTTTTAATATCTCTTTTACTTCTTTTTCAACT
The nucleotide sequence above comes from Cetobacterium somerae ATCC BAA-474. Encoded proteins:
- a CDS encoding ParB N-terminal domain-containing protein, with translation MKFDIDKEEAEIAFKKALRKTRFNFFDRENRKIKEFSVVEKENQLSNKIYLGVKEVPVVKIVGTVEKAQDFDKDFNPLREESKGRWSSVYIKYLESGSLPPVILYKVREEYYVYDGNHRISVAKNLNFHSIEAEVYEFFSQNNEEIDKLSRERFSFEKESGLSNIECSKVENYKELREEVRKFLNLYFLGEENFEKAIVWYQRVFTPIVSILISNFKNLENENNGDIFVEYLKYKNTYRLGNKYQRGYTNTLIDYLNRNKILLLKDLKTDISLDSFLIDDFRKLYYIDKIIFYTDDTKGKIKAIREYSKKQFRRETLIIGEIALFNLVNDIPGFIIGMQRWFEQVYNFYKEEIILKSKQLSLTLDGLNLEEIVEDCIRYSRYYRKKEDKLLTKKELIYSYILDIYLPIFIMFQENELEKNRNKQYLKISQSYLYYTRYGGLDNLREFIEKNIVNKEEYKIGDFTLSKNIKLDYNLDKELESYWSLKDYGGTQNYETIYRLKEYIKFLNIKTLEEINKKFKEDIEKLIKNREILIQYNNSRVLNVVKGKWEQYTFIDYYGTLV
- a CDS encoding metallophosphoesterase family protein, whose translation is MKILAVSDEATLERYSPEILKEMFKDIELIISCGDVSNKYLDYLFTVLNKELVYVNGNHIYAGDHDISFCKNIDGGENCTVKGIKIVGFDGSQRYSMGAHQYSEKDVFFMVMKSYVKTMFKTVDLVISHSPIGGINEGDDPIHKGFNSYRKAIDLLKPKYWLHGHIHLKSHHEIQEGQFENTRIINVFGYKVLDLDFS
- a CDS encoding glycogen/starch/alpha-glucan phosphorylase, coding for MLIEKNLLKGRIEKQVEILFNKSIDEANSFEIYQGLSKALIETISKNWLETRKKYESGKQAFYFSAEFLMGRALGNNLINLGVEKEVKEILKELGLDINIVEDAEEDAGLGNGGLGRLAACFMDSLVTLDLPGQGYGIKYKNGIFKQKIVNGFQIETPETWLKYGDVWTICRPFDEVIVEFGDSKVRAVPYDMPIIGYGTENVNTLRLWEAKSINELDLKAFNDQNYDKALKEVNEAEDISRILYPNDSTNEGKKLRLKQQYFFTSASLQDIVRKFKRLHGTDFGKLPEFVSIQLNDTHPVIAIPELMRILCDVEGLLWKDAWKIVEKTFAYTNHTILSEALEKWWIGLYEEVVPRIFQITERIHFQFLDLLEEKYPNDRAKRERMSIIQGDLIHMAWLAIYGSFATNGVAALHTDILKHIELKEWYELFPERFLNKTNGITQRRWLLQCNPELSNLITELIGDRWVTDFSQMKNLEKYSADKSIIENFLNIKLEKKKQLAKYIEETQGIKINPDSIFDIQIKRLHEYKRQLLNIFHILDLYYRLKENPNLEIHPVTYIFGAKSAPGYMRAKGTIRLINEVANLINNDKDIKDMIKVVFIENYNVSAAQLLFPAADISEQISTAGKEASGTGNMKFMINGALTFGTLDGANVEIVEEAGIENNYIFGLKVEDIEKFKKEGYNPNIPYRNTVGLKRVVDALIDGTLNDEGTGLYKELYDSLLKGASWHKPDQYFVLQDFEAFRETQERINKEFSNRENWGKKAWINISNGGKFSSDRTIDEYAKEIWKIAPQRI